Proteins from a single region of Crassaminicella profunda:
- a CDS encoding M1 family metallopeptidase yields MKKIGIILLGLLLLFTGCKEKEVEKIVQPTLIVEDYNGINPEDMNQYNIDVVFSPEDATIKGTQKVDYINKENTSLGEVYFHLYPNSFRKKETVPFLMDDFERAYPNGFKPGYINIEKVSIEGVPVDYEFKGEGQTIMKVLLPNELESNERISIEMAYTIKIPPAQERFGYGGDTFNLGNWYPIAAVYDKSGWNLDPYYPLGDPFYSDVSNYHVHMETPKDFIVAASGNILEDEVVEDKREWEIEAKLMRDFAFVMSKDFEVVDKDVEGTTLKMYFMKNVKRKIADKATEAAENALKTFNKTYGKYPYGQYSVVQTNFPSGMEYPGIVFIGEEYYSNDYGNYLEIVIVHETGHQWWYGVVGNDEIDEAWLDESLTSYSEVVYARENFGERKGKEYHKYTNEEQYKNGVASIKNETILRPLNEFEGWNDYGILVYNKGAMFLNTIYEKYGEDKFYDIMKKYYETYRFKNATTEDFKKVCEEVVGKKLDSLFNKWLLAQ; encoded by the coding sequence ATGAAAAAAATAGGGATTATATTATTAGGGCTATTGCTTTTATTTACAGGGTGTAAGGAGAAAGAAGTAGAGAAGATTGTACAGCCTACATTGATTGTAGAGGATTATAACGGGATTAACCCTGAAGATATGAATCAATACAATATTGATGTAGTCTTTTCACCAGAGGATGCCACTATTAAAGGAACACAAAAGGTAGATTACATCAATAAAGAGAATACTTCTTTAGGAGAAGTTTATTTTCATCTATATCCAAATAGTTTTAGAAAAAAAGAGACGGTTCCATTTTTAATGGATGATTTTGAACGTGCTTATCCTAATGGATTTAAACCTGGATATATCAATATAGAAAAAGTATCTATTGAGGGTGTGCCTGTAGATTATGAATTTAAAGGGGAAGGGCAAACCATCATGAAAGTATTATTACCTAATGAGTTAGAATCTAATGAGAGAATTTCAATAGAGATGGCATATACCATAAAAATACCTCCGGCACAGGAACGATTTGGTTATGGGGGAGATACTTTCAATCTTGGTAATTGGTATCCTATTGCAGCTGTTTATGATAAAAGTGGATGGAATTTAGATCCATATTATCCTCTAGGAGATCCATTTTATAGTGATGTAAGTAATTATCATGTTCATATGGAAACACCAAAAGATTTTATTGTTGCAGCATCAGGGAATATTTTAGAAGATGAAGTTGTAGAGGATAAAAGAGAGTGGGAGATAGAAGCAAAATTAATGAGAGATTTTGCTTTTGTAATGAGCAAAGATTTTGAAGTGGTAGACAAGGATGTAGAAGGAACTACTTTGAAGATGTATTTTATGAAGAATGTTAAGAGAAAAATAGCAGATAAGGCTACGGAAGCAGCAGAGAATGCTTTAAAAACCTTTAATAAGACATATGGAAAATATCCTTATGGCCAGTATTCTGTTGTACAGACTAATTTTCCAAGTGGAATGGAATATCCAGGAATTGTTTTTATTGGAGAAGAGTATTATTCAAATGATTATGGGAATTATTTAGAAATTGTTATTGTTCATGAGACTGGGCATCAGTGGTGGTATGGTGTTGTTGGGAATGATGAAATCGATGAAGCATGGTTAGATGAAAGCTTGACTTCTTATTCAGAGGTCGTTTATGCGAGAGAAAATTTTGGAGAGAGAAAAGGAAAAGAATATCATAAATATACAAATGAGGAACAATATAAAAATGGGGTAGCTTCTATAAAAAATGAAACGATTTTAAGACCTTTAAATGAATTTGAAGGTTGGAATGACTATGGGATTTTGGTTTATAATAAAGGAGCCATGTTTTTAAATACAATCTATGAAAAATATGGGGAAGACAAATTTTATGATATTATGAAAAAATATTACGAAACCTATCGATTTAAAAATGCTACCACTGAGGATTTTAAAAAGGTTTGTGAAGAAGTTGTAGGTAAAAAGTTAGATTCACTCTTTAATAAATGGTTATTAGCGCAATAA
- a CDS encoding M24 family metallopeptidase, producing MHEKRLQKIITNMKKHHMDQMVITSPDSIFYLLDEWIHPGERMLALFVNTNGDTTLFINELFPLQKDLGVKLCIYNDTEDPIDYLEKSVNLNKTMGIDKEWPSHFLIRLLKKKPGLQVENGSIVVDEIRMVKDEDEIKLMKKASAINDQAMGKIMEVIKTGTYTELEIGKKLGEIYAQYDTNGFSFDPLICYGSNAAQPHHSSDQTPLKINNSIIIDIGCISNNYASDMTRSMFFGEPDEEYKKIYDLVLKANRSAISTIKPGVKFSTIDQAARSVIEHGGYGKYFTHRTGHNIGLCVHEYPDVSAVNDMIVKEGMIFSIEPGIYLQGKYGVRIEDLVLVTKDSCEVLNQFPKNLIVFDSLK from the coding sequence ATGCATGAAAAAAGATTACAAAAAATCATCACCAACATGAAAAAGCATCATATGGATCAAATGGTTATCACCTCTCCTGATTCCATTTTCTATTTATTAGATGAATGGATTCATCCAGGAGAGAGAATGTTAGCATTATTCGTAAATACTAATGGTGATACAACACTATTTATCAATGAACTATTTCCGTTACAGAAAGATTTAGGAGTAAAACTTTGCATTTATAATGATACAGAAGATCCTATTGATTATTTAGAAAAATCAGTAAATCTTAATAAAACTATGGGAATCGATAAAGAATGGCCCTCTCATTTTCTGATCAGATTATTAAAGAAAAAACCAGGACTTCAAGTAGAAAATGGTTCTATTGTAGTAGATGAAATTAGAATGGTAAAAGATGAAGATGAAATTAAATTAATGAAAAAAGCATCCGCTATCAACGATCAAGCAATGGGTAAAATTATGGAAGTAATCAAGACAGGTACATATACAGAGCTTGAAATAGGAAAAAAACTCGGAGAGATTTATGCCCAATATGATACAAATGGTTTCTCTTTTGATCCACTAATTTGTTATGGTTCTAATGCTGCCCAGCCGCACCATTCCTCTGACCAAACTCCCCTTAAGATAAATAATAGTATCATCATAGATATAGGATGTATTTCAAATAATTATGCCTCTGATATGACAAGAAGCATGTTCTTTGGAGAACCTGATGAAGAATATAAAAAAATCTATGATTTAGTATTAAAGGCTAATCGTTCTGCCATTAGTACTATAAAACCTGGTGTTAAATTTAGTACCATTGATCAAGCAGCAAGAAGTGTCATAGAGCATGGAGGATATGGAAAGTATTTTACTCATCGCACAGGGCATAATATCGGTCTTTGTGTACATGAATATCCTGATGTAAGCGCAGTTAATGATATGATCGTGAAGGAAGGTATGATTTTTTCAATAGAACCAGGGATCTATCTACAAGGAAAGTATGGCGTAAGAATAGAAGATCTTGTATTAGTGACAAAAGATAGCTGTGAAGTTTTAAATCAATTCCCTAAAAATCTAATTGTATTTGATTCATTAAAATAA
- the serA gene encoding phosphoglycerate dehydrogenase translates to MENKRKVIITEKVDDEAIKLLEKHLDVDVCLDITREELLERMHQYDAIIVRSATKINEELMEKAPNLKVVGRAGNGTDNIDLPEATKRGIIVANTPASNTMSAAELAIGLLMAQSRNIVGANNYIKSGKWERNRFKGVELYTKTLGIIGLGRIGSLVATRMNAFGMKVIAYDPYISDERFKRFNVEKKNTLKELIEESDFITVHTPKTKETYGMIGEQEIEWMKPGVRLVNDARGGIINEKALLKGIQSGKIASAGLDVHEEEPSFNNPLFECDNVIVTPHIGASTIEAQINVGVTVAEQVINALNGEIVPNAVNLPTMHRDELAVMKPYIEMMEKLGKIYYQLRHDPIEHVSIEYWGSVAKQDTEMSTIAFVKGLLQPVVEDKVNYINAKLLAEQRGIGIEQRKIKENYNGYTDYIEVKIKTKEDTFVIAGNLSSKREGRIVKIEGYEVDVNPTKHMLFVQNMDVPGVIGHIGMGLGEEKINVGTMQVGRNAVGKKALMVLTIDDEVSNESLEKLMQKENVLCAKYVRL, encoded by the coding sequence ATGGAAAATAAAAGAAAAGTTATTATCACTGAAAAAGTAGATGACGAAGCAATCAAATTGCTAGAGAAACATTTAGACGTAGATGTTTGCCTGGATATAACAAGAGAAGAATTATTAGAAAGAATGCACCAATATGATGCGATTATTGTTAGGAGTGCAACAAAAATCAATGAAGAATTGATGGAAAAGGCACCAAATTTAAAAGTTGTAGGAAGAGCAGGAAATGGTACAGATAATATAGATTTACCAGAAGCAACCAAAAGAGGAATTATTGTAGCCAATACACCAGCTAGTAATACTATGTCAGCAGCTGAACTGGCTATAGGACTTTTGATGGCACAGTCAAGAAATATTGTAGGAGCAAATAATTATATTAAATCAGGAAAATGGGAGAGAAATAGATTCAAAGGAGTAGAGCTTTATACTAAAACATTAGGGATTATTGGACTTGGTAGAATTGGTTCTTTGGTAGCTACAAGAATGAATGCTTTTGGTATGAAGGTAATTGCATATGATCCATATATTTCTGATGAAAGATTTAAAAGATTTAATGTAGAGAAGAAAAATACTTTAAAAGAATTGATAGAGGAATCTGATTTTATTACAGTGCATACACCAAAGACAAAAGAAACCTATGGGATGATTGGAGAGCAAGAAATTGAGTGGATGAAGCCAGGGGTAAGACTTGTAAATGATGCTAGAGGTGGAATTATTAACGAAAAAGCATTACTAAAAGGAATTCAAAGTGGCAAAATTGCAAGTGCAGGGTTAGATGTACATGAAGAAGAACCTAGCTTTAACAATCCATTGTTTGAATGCGATAATGTTATTGTAACACCACATATTGGAGCAAGTACGATTGAAGCTCAAATCAATGTAGGGGTTACAGTAGCAGAGCAGGTGATTAATGCATTAAATGGAGAAATTGTACCTAATGCAGTAAACCTTCCTACAATGCATAGGGATGAATTGGCCGTGATGAAACCATATATTGAAATGATGGAAAAACTAGGAAAAATCTATTACCAGCTTCGCCATGATCCAATTGAGCATGTGAGTATTGAGTATTGGGGAAGTGTTGCAAAGCAAGATACAGAAATGAGTACCATTGCATTTGTAAAGGGTCTTTTACAGCCGGTAGTAGAAGATAAAGTAAATTATATTAATGCAAAACTTTTAGCAGAACAAAGAGGCATTGGAATAGAACAAAGAAAAATAAAAGAAAATTATAATGGATATACAGATTATATTGAAGTGAAGATTAAGACAAAAGAAGATACATTTGTGATTGCAGGAAATTTATCTTCAAAAAGAGAAGGAAGAATTGTAAAGATTGAAGGATATGAAGTAGATGTAAACCCAACAAAGCATATGCTATTTGTACAAAATATGGACGTTCCAGGTGTAATTGGTCACATTGGTATGGGACTCGGAGAAGAAAAAATTAATGTTGGAACTATGCAGGTAGGTAGAAATGCTGTAGGAAAAAAAGCATTGATGGTTTTAACAATAGATGATGAAGTGTCTAATGAAAGTTTAGAAAAATTGATGCAAAAAGAAAATGTGTTGTGTGCAAAATATGTGAGACTTTAA
- a CDS encoding D-alanyl-D-alanine carboxypeptidase family protein, which translates to MRRYIAIIITCILLLASPSSFADAKVKVNARAALLMEETSGEILFSKNVEERFAPASITKLMTYLVAIEAVEKGKVSMNDLVTISDRAANEKGASYRLKAGETIKLSELMEAMMIVSANDAAFAIAEHVGSSMESFVKMMNAKAKELGMVNTNFVNPNGMPEKGEGNMMTAKDIGILAKYIIQHHKEELLPLTDQEFYQNPERNFYKKSTNGLLKIIPEVDGLKTGYTSEAGFCLTSTMNVKKKDENEQDFRLISVVLGTKSDWNRVHESERLLNYGVANFMKKRIINVEEPIQEIKLWGAKELPIELLAKENAWAFGQKNAIEKSREISLLDTMPFPVVKGQKLGEVKVTLYNDKVITMDLISDRDVKKIPFKVFIKKFWSIFSSLIANIM; encoded by the coding sequence TTGAGAAGATATATAGCAATTATAATCACATGTATTTTACTACTTGCTAGTCCATCTAGTTTTGCAGATGCTAAAGTTAAAGTGAATGCAAGAGCAGCATTACTTATGGAAGAGACGTCAGGAGAAATATTATTTTCTAAAAATGTAGAAGAAAGATTTGCACCAGCTAGTATTACAAAATTAATGACTTATCTTGTTGCTATAGAAGCTGTAGAAAAGGGAAAGGTTTCTATGAATGATCTAGTAACTATAAGTGATAGAGCAGCAAATGAAAAAGGAGCAAGTTATAGATTAAAAGCTGGAGAAACTATAAAACTGAGTGAGCTTATGGAGGCCATGATGATTGTATCTGCAAATGATGCAGCCTTTGCCATTGCAGAGCATGTAGGTAGCAGCATGGAAAGCTTCGTAAAGATGATGAATGCAAAAGCCAAAGAGTTAGGAATGGTAAATACAAACTTTGTAAATCCTAATGGTATGCCAGAAAAAGGGGAAGGTAATATGATGACGGCCAAGGATATAGGCATATTGGCAAAATACATCATTCAGCATCATAAAGAAGAACTCCTACCTCTTACAGATCAAGAATTTTATCAAAACCCAGAGAGAAATTTTTATAAGAAAAGTACCAATGGATTGTTAAAGATCATACCTGAGGTAGATGGATTAAAAACAGGATATACCAGTGAAGCAGGATTTTGTTTAACTTCTACCATGAATGTAAAGAAAAAGGATGAAAATGAACAAGATTTTAGATTGATTTCTGTTGTACTTGGAACGAAAAGTGATTGGAATAGAGTTCATGAAAGTGAGAGGCTTTTAAATTATGGAGTCGCTAATTTTATGAAAAAAAGAATTATAAACGTAGAAGAGCCTATTCAAGAAATAAAATTATGGGGAGCAAAAGAGCTTCCAATTGAGCTTTTGGCTAAGGAAAATGCTTGGGCCTTTGGACAAAAGAATGCAATAGAAAAGAGTAGAGAAATTTCTCTATTAGATACAATGCCCTTTCCTGTTGTAAAAGGACAAAAGCTTGGAGAAGTGAAGGTTACACTCTATAATGATAAAGTCATAACAATGGATTTAATTAGTGATCGAGATGTGAAAAAGATTCCTTTTAAAGTATTTATAAAAAAGTTCTGGTCCATTTTTTCAAGTCTTATTGCTAATATTATGTAA
- a CDS encoding CC/Se motif family (seleno)protein, translating to MKIIIEEKLKEYLMKKNQDTLAVKLQVSSICUSRTPMPYVRAKKPTNLEEYDSFEVDGFHVYVYKGARVEDTLRFVLRNYLLIKQIEIQGISVL from the coding sequence TTGAAGATAATTATAGAAGAAAAATTAAAAGAGTACTTAATGAAAAAGAATCAAGATACTTTAGCTGTAAAACTTCAAGTAAGTTCAATATGTTGATCTCGTACACCTATGCCCTATGTTAGGGCTAAGAAACCAACGAATTTAGAAGAGTATGATTCATTTGAAGTAGATGGTTTTCATGTATATGTCTATAAGGGTGCTCGCGTAGAAGACACCTTAAGATTCGTCCTTAGAAATTATTTATTGATTAAACAAATAGAAATACAAGGAATCAGTGTATTATAG